Proteins from a genomic interval of Excalfactoria chinensis isolate bCotChi1 chromosome 21, bCotChi1.hap2, whole genome shotgun sequence:
- the LOC140261469 gene encoding transmembrane protein 45B-like: MPTSFLGSALRGTFFLIFGLWWSVRYPLKYLRRKTNAENQPSYGLRRVEVFEGAVKAFFALAGILVEQFVPSGPHLMLYSPKTHSWTDLTHWHYTTMYLFFLLSGIVDVVSHSPLKLPLGLDRLSLSVALFIEGLLFCFHDYGDAALDRHLHSLMAFAIFAGALCVLLEVFLRDHIILECLRTSTFLLQGSWLWQIGFVLSPPWGGPGWDQTDSSNFSFLTMCFCWHYAGALVTLAANAAASRCCNESCQLRFGDIDVELDCGLCLRKKGSGGALLPEGGMEDK; encoded by the exons ATGCCAACGAGTTTCCTTGGCAGTGCCCTGCGGGGCACCTTCTTCCTCATCTTTGGTCTCTGGTGGTCGGTGCGATACCCCCTCAAGTATCTCAGGAGGAAAACGAATGCTGAGAACCAGCCAAGCTATGGGCTCCGGCGCGTGGAAGTCTTTGAAGGGGCAGTCAAAGCTTTCTTTGCCCTGGCAG GGATCCTGGTGGAGCAGTTCGTCCCCTCTGGTCCCCACCTGATGCTGTACAGCCCCAAGACACACAGCTGGACAGACCTCACGCATTGGCACTACACCACCATGtacctcttcttcctcctctctggCATCGTGGACGTGGTCTCTCACTCACCACTCAAGCTGCCATTGGGTTTAGATCGGCTCTCGCTGTCCGTGGCTCTGTTCATAGAAG GTTTGCTCTTCTGCTTCCATGACTACGGTGATGCTGCGCTGGACCGGCACCTCCATTCCCTCATGGCCTTTGCTATCTTTGCTGGAGCCCTCTGTGTCCTCCTGGAGGTGTTCCTCCGAGATCACATCATCCTGGAGTGCCTCAGGACCAGCACatttcttttgcagggctccTGGCTCTGGCAG ATCGGGTTCGTGCTGTCCCCTCCCTGGGGAGGACCAGGCTGGGACCAGACTGACAGCAGCAACTTCTCATTCCTCACCATGTGCTTCTGCTGGCACTACGCAGGAGCTCTCGTCACCCTGGCAGCCAACGCGGCTGCATCACGCTG CTGCAATGAGTCCTGCCAGCTGCGATTCGGAGACATCGATGTGGAGCTGGACTGCGGTCTGTGCCTCCGTAAGAAGGGCTCCGGTGGGGCACTGCTGCCCGAGGGTGGCATGGAGGACAAGTGA
- the LOC140261470 gene encoding transmembrane protein 45B-like: MANFKGHALPGSFFLVFGLWWSVKYPLRYLSQKASKKSQKNYCFQRLDAIEGGVKITFALIGMLAEQFVPDGPHLYLYSGEKRDWVNLMNWQHTTMYLFYGLSGVVDIFTYICPMVPRGLDRLTLSVAVFVEGCLFYYHVLHRPMLDQHIHSLLLIAIFSGACSTMLEVFLRDNIVLEMFRAGVTIVQGTWFWQVGVVLFQPWGGPMWDESDHSNIMFLTMCFFWHWAAAVVILTVNYSIAYSCMQRCGRGNGEPYISLGVRKQKDNMGSQAAFLNGSDDE, translated from the exons ATGGCAAACTTCAAGGGCCATGCACTTCCAGGCAGTTTCTTCCTGGTCTTTGGGCTCTGGTGGTCTGTGAAATACCCACTGAGGTACCTCAGccagaaagcaagcaagaagtCCCAAAAGAATTACTGCTTCCAGCGCTTGGATGCCATTGAAGGAGGAGTTAAAATCACCTTTGCTCTTATAG GGATGCTGGCAGAACAGTTCGTCCCCGATGGGCCCCACTTGTACCTCTACAGCGGGGAGAAACGTGACTGGGTGAATCTGATGAACTGGCAGCACACCACCATGTATCTCTTCTATGGTCTCTCCGGGGTGGTGGACATCTTCACCTACATCTGCCCCATGGTGCCGCGGGGTCTGGACCGGCTGACGCTGTCTGTGGCTGTGTTTGTTGAAG GTTGCCTCTTTTATTACCACGTCCTTCACCGCCCCATGCTGGATCAGCACATCCATTCCCTGCTGCTCATCGCCATCTTTTCAGGGGCCTGCAGCACCATGCTGGAGGTCTTCCTCAGGGACAACATCGTGCTGGAGATGTTCAGAGCCGGAGTCACCATCGTCCAGGGAACGTGGTTCTGGCAG GTTGGGGTCGTGCTGTTCCAGCCATGGGGAGGTCCAATGTGGGATGAGAGCGACCACAGCAACATCATGTTCCTCACCATGTGCTTCTTCTGGCACTGGGCGGCTGCAGTGGTCATCCTGACTGTGAACTACAGCATTGCATACAG CTGCATGCAGCGGTGTGGGAGAGGCAACGGAGAGCCCTACATCAGCCTTGGGGTCCGGAAGCAGAAGGACAACATGGGCTCCCAGGCTGCATTCCTCAATGGGTCGGACGACGAGTGA